Proteins from a genomic interval of Rattus norvegicus strain BN/NHsdMcwi chromosome 2, GRCr8, whole genome shotgun sequence:
- the Kmt5al1 gene encoding N-lysine methyltransferase KMT5A-like encodes MSPNKCSGMRSPLQEENSVVHHEVKCPGKPLAGIYRKREEKRNAGNVIRSAVKSEEQKSKDTRRGLLAPFPNQKPEATEPPKTPPPSCDSTSVAVAKQALKKPLKGKQAPRKKSQGKTQQNRKLTDFYPVRRSSRKSKAELQSEERKKIDELIESGKEEGMKIDLIDGKGRGVIATKRFSRGDFVVEYHGDLIEITDAKKREALYAQDPSTGCYMYYFQYLSKTYCVDATQETNRPGRLINHSKCGNCQTKLHDIYGVPHLIFIASRDIAAGEELLYDYGDRSKASIEAYPWLKH; translated from the coding sequence ATGAGTCCGAACAAATGCTCTGGAATGCGTTCTCCACTGCAGGAAGAGAACTCCGTCGTACATCATGAGGTCAAATGCCCGGGGAAACCATTGGCCGGAATCTACAGGAAgcgagaagagaaaagaaacgcTGGGAATGTTATCCGAAGCGCTGTGAAGTCAGAAGAACAGAAGAGCAAAGATACCAGGAGAGGTCTCCTGGCGCCTTTTCCAAACCAAAAACCTGAAGCAACAGAACCTCCAAAAACTCCACCCCCGTCATGTGATTCTACCAGTGTAGCGGTTGCTAAGCAAGCCCTGAAAAAGCCCCTCAAGGGCAAGCAGGCCCCTCGGAAGAAGTCTCAAGGGAAGACACAGCAGAATAGAAAACTCACAGATTTCTACCCCGTGCGAAGGAGCTCCAGGAAGAGCAAAGCTGAGCTGCAgtctgaagaaaggaagaagatagaTGAGCTAATTGAGAGCGGGAAGGAAGAGGGCATGAAGATTGATCTAATCGATGGCAAAGGCAGGGGTGTGATTGCTACCAAGCGATTCTCCCGGGGAGACTTTGTGGTAGAATACCATGGAGACCTCATTGAAATCACCGATGCCAAGAAGCGGGAGGCTCTGTACGCACAGGACCCCTCCACGGGCTGCTACATGTACTATTTTCAATATCTGAGCAAAACCTACTGCGTGGATGCCACTCAAGAAACGAACCGCCCGGGGAGACTGATCAATCACAGTAAGTGTGGGAATTGCCAGACCAAACTGCATGACATCTACGGCGTGCCTCACCTCATCTTCATAGCCTCCCGAGACATTGCAGCCGGGGAGGAGCTCCTGTACGACTATGGAGACCGGAGCAAGGCCTCCATCGAAGCCTACCCTTGGCTGAAGCACTAA